The genomic segment TATTGTCTTGTCTAATCTTGTTATTTCTTTCTCTGAATTAGATCTGCCCAATATTTCtggatattttcttttaatttgtgcTGAAAAGAATCACATCTTTGTATGTTTGAAAACTctattgtttcaattttttttactcttaGTGACATGGTCTTATGATTATAGAAATGTCATGACATACTTAAAACCACAAGTTCTCGGTAAAATTTagatatatatgaaaataaattcttTCTTTCGTGAACGCTGTACTCAATCCAATAATACTATGTAAACAGGGAGAATAATTTTTGTTTCACTTACTTGCATGTAAAAGGTGGTGAGTTGGGGTCAATTGGAAAGACACCTGGAGCACTTGGAGTGCCTGGATAAATGATAGGTGTAGTGGGGGTGGTAGGAGTCGGGGAGTAACCACCCCCTGGAGTGCTTGGAGTTCCGGGGTCAATGGTAGGAGTAGGTGGTGTTTCAATGATTGGAGTAGTTGGGGTAGTAGGTGTAGGGGAAGGATAGTAACCACCACCCCCTGGAGTGCTTGGAGTACCAGGGTCAACGGTAGGCGTAGGTGGTGTTTCAATGGTAGGTGTAGAGGGGGTGGTAGGTGTAGGTGTAGGCGAAGGATAGTAGCCACCACCACCTGGAGTGCTTGGAGTTCCGGGGTCAGCGGTAGGAGTAGGTGGTGTTTCAATAGTAGGTGCGGAGGGAGTGGATGGTGTACTAGGGGTACTAGGTGTAGGAGTACTTGGAGTCGGGGAAGGATAGTAGCCACTTCCACCCcctggagtacttggagtgccaGGGTCTGGAGTTGGGGTTACAACAGGTGTAGAGGGGGTGGATGGTGTACTAGGGGTACTAGGTGTTGGAGTACTAGGAGGGCTTCCTCCACCATGATGAGCTGGTGGAGAGGGAGAATAACCACCACCTCCATGACCGCCTGATGGAGGAGATGGGGTAgggttatggtgatgatgatgccCTCCACTAGGGGGAGTCGGGTTACCACAGTTACCACCTGGTGGGTTTCCTCCATGACCACCGCTTCCATGCGAAGGTGTTCCATGACCACCTCTTGAACCATGAGATGGAGGTGTGTATGAACCTGTCAATCATAAAAATATACTATGAGTGCAAAATGCTTATATATAAAAGAGGATTGGATTTATATACATTGACAATAGCGCAAAGAACTTTTATACTGTCCGTAGGTTTTAACTTGTTTATAGCATGTAATATGTCTTATTTTCATGTTATGGCATACTGTCCATATGTTTTACTGAACTACtagtatataatttattttactgtATCAAAGCATAGAAGTTAGTTGAAACAATCTGTGAAGTAAAGCTCACGTCTCCAAATTGCTTTGTTTCTTAATTTGGTCTCCTTGCCAGTAATAATTTTTGCTACTTCCAGCAATATTAGCCGACATTTGGCTCATAAAGTGTTTAAACAAATCATTTTAGCTTTTGCCAAGACTTTAAAGTAGTTAGTAACAAGAATTCCATCATGAAACCAAAAACAACATAAGTTGTGCGAACTCTGCACTTTCAATGACACACCCGTATCGGATTCTTCAAACATAcactatttttgaagaatccgacacaCACCTATTGATATTTTGAAGAGTACCagcaacataaaaaaataacatataggaTGGAGATGTGAGGAAAGAAGTTAAAGACCTGAACTTGGAGGAGTTCCGGTATTCGGATCAGGAGAGTAATAGGTCTTTTGTTCTCCAAAAGAAGCTCTAGACATAACAGGAATAACGAAGTTTTGTGTGAGCAATGCACAAACAACAGCCCACAAAATTACAGATTTTTGCTTCCCCATCTTTGTTTGCTTCCAAAGACAAAAAAATGCAGGGTGAATAAACAGTGAGAGCAAGGAAGAGTTCAGTGATGTGAAGTGACGAAACAAAGGAGCTGCATATTATAAAGGGCTAATGACAGTGAGAGAAGTAAATATACGCAGGTAAAGAGTATGCGGTTAGTTGTGTATGCTGCAGGTGCATTTAAGGTGTCATTTAAATCTCACTACTGTGCTGTAAGTAATTACATGGAGGAAGTCCCTCCATAACTTTAGGCAAGTTCAAAATATGTTCCATGCCTATAGTTAGTGGAACTGTGAAAACTCAAAATCAACACTCACTGGCTAGAAACAACTCCCTTTGGATACACTGCACGTAATATTTAATGGTGTATTGGTGATATTTCCCCATGTTACACTACTTATGAGTGCGACTACTAAAACCTTTTAACGTGATACAATTTAGGGTGCCCGTGCAGTACTTATGTGTGTGACTATAAAACCCCCtctatttaagagtattaaatattctttttcatttattgttcctgttatgtaatattggtttaaattaactattgaacttgtttcatagcttgttctttttgatgaatttgatgattctggttttttataagctattctttttgttgtacttattctatcatttattatttctaaatcttcttctatgtctatatttctgtaactataatcattaatatcaattgtttttacgaattgttcaaaaggactttctatttgtattttattaattttattttttcctattattttatgttttgttgttaatacatatagatttttagatcttgctgtaaatattttacttcctggggttagttctattcctgatattttccaatataatactaatgatttatctatattcttatctgttattgctactgaataattcgcacttattataaattaaaatttttggtatattaaatttccttttatgacagttattatacttttttctataggttttataattctatcatctgctaaatataattctattgttgtatgtattccttctctaaaacatgcttttattaatatctctgtacctccaaggtgtacatattttattgggtctctactttttatatcgtttatttctttattaattaacctttttgttactagtggtatactagctttaccttttgcatatctacagtctattacatgttccttttgacttactacgtaatattcttcctttttcctactatatatattttttattgttggtattttaaatattttttctacacttaagtctaactctttttcttttatttcatcaaatatattattatcaaatattattttttgatctgttccttcatcatttaaatattcttcttttgttattatttttatatcatcttcagttattttgtttatttgtatatcttcttcagtcatttaatttgtctaattcactatctatttcattatcttctatttcattatctgtttcattttctgaaatttcatatatatgatcttcactttctaattcgtaatctatataatctatctgcatatattctgtattttctatttttatttctgatatttgtttattttttgggtttttaatgtGACACAATTTGGGATTTGCATAGTCATAAGTTGCTTAGACTCTTCACTTTCAGTGATGTATTTGTGTCACGATATGGatgtgtcacgacccaagccgAGGCCCTGGCTGTGACGGACATCCCAGACCATagaggcccgagagaccccttagtaTACTATCATAAAGATAATTCATTCAACAAAATGTGGAAGATATAATAAAATCTTAAAGAATCTTTTAACTAAACTTTGTCAACAAAGTCATAACAAAACGACAACCCAAATCCAGTCTACGAAGCTTCTACTAATGATTGTCTGTCCAAGCCGGGACAAGGTCCCCGGCTGGATGACAAAACTGAAAACAACTATAATAGTATTAAAGACCTTCCGAAAAATGGAGGTCTTACCAACTCTGAAACCTGAGGAAATTCTATTGCTGCGCAGGATCAtgggactgagcctcagaacctaaattatgagacaatgcaaCCTTTTAAGGACCGCCACTActtgaaatgtattggtatgcagaacaatcgaaaaatatcatttatttaatatataaaaattaagaacaatGGGAAAACACTTTAACATAATGAAGATCAAAACACAAGGGCTCTAAAAGCTTCAACATATCTCTTAAAGACATAATCTTGAATCTTTTCTatacttttgagctagatggcaTCCCAACCTTTCtgctacccacgggctatatgggtccggcgGAAACTTGTCGGTCAAGCCTTCAATCTGAGTTTACCACAGAGATTGGACTCTCTATATTCTATTCTAGCATGCTAGTGTCTGAGGCAAGTATACATTGACCatccatatattatgatgatctTCCCGCGTCGACCAGACATGGTTTTAGGATGTAAGCTTTTCAACTCACGCCTTCTCggttaaccatctaactctcttaaagaCCATTTTTAACCACTTAAAATCACACTTATAAAAGTTGTTATCATATTCTATTAAGGGTATTTCATAAAGAGGTATCGCCATATGTCGACTTGcaaaccatatcatatcatatcatatcatatcgtATCCGTAGCCCTTCTTTCAAAAACATGCATCATTGACCACCATACTAATTCATATATTAAACAAGATTTCTTATTTCCAAATGGGTATACAAGTTTAAACAAAACCTTTTTCCCTTTTCAAGACTTAAATGTTAGGTGGTCATCTTCTTTTATAGTTCATGcacttttcatgaaaaataagagCATTTAAACATACCCATACTTTCCATATTCATATCATCAAACAATGCATAATTTGACAAAGAAGACATTTGcaacatcaatattttcatttgttcatgtaacaccccgattatCTGAAcaaaaatgctacacggtgcttatgaccccgagggaccacgaGCGAAACCAtgctaatatctgtacctgtacactgtaatATACAACATAATAGTgcgaaaaacatgaacatgtaggccataagattcaactgaataaaaatctgtaaaaacataatatccatatgggtgaaagatacccaaaaaaactaaaaactgaatcaaatctgaactaaatctgaatactgaatttgaaaacctctaagtactgtctgaataaggagttgaaggaatatatctccaactaactccatctaacaaaactgagctgaaataataaataaaataaaataatatcgtcctcgaatagataaggactcactgcaactctgcggctGGATGCtgctgctgatttggagctcgtgtctctgaacctatagtgtaacatgaaagaaagaaccatagtgcaaatgcgtcagaacaactggagtactgagtatacaagtgaggtaggctaatgcaaaagggtttacatgcatgaacaatgctaattgactgactgatatgaacgtgagagtgtaaacatacatacatagtaactgatatcgtgagtacgtgatagctagatATGcacgctaatacatagtttattgATAGATGACATGGCTGAAACTGTAGTTCttataacatggatgactatatctgacagtcttaaatctgatggaactatctgagttctgcactataactgaatttgactgtatctgacagtcctagtatactgataactgaagaactatctgagttcttttactgagactgagtctaaaactgtaGAAGGTAGCTGTTTAACCAACATGTCCCATATATgacattatggctaagctggggtccaatctctgccctgactggaagggtgtcaataccgcgccactagtaaggacaatatgtgagcaatcctcatataaaaggtaattatagtgagaatggtgggaaccctcatataataggttaagccacctcatctaccctcatataacaggctatgatgtctcaacctatgctagctacatagttctggaacgcaaggataactgctaagaatcacaccctcatatacaggtgagttcccatccttgggttaactcggtgctaactcctactcccatctgaagagattgaacatgatttaactaactgTACGTGagtggaacttactgaattccattgactgacagaatactactgatatctgataactgactgagaccatgaagttttctgagtcacatgactgactgaattctactgaatcatggcttgattttgtatatcgtgaaacatgacatagctctaggcacacatctatagtttttgggtatgaatacccccaggaatcgatggaagaaaattgacacaacatgactgacttgatcataagattcgAGCCcataattcacattatcataaataggggATATTATACACCATGTAGTTCCTCAACttattaagcatggtagggagtgcatagctatatttcatatgcatattatatatctccattatcacacatgcttcataccacaataatagcaacacatgaaaagcataaaattcatattaaagtatatagctaacatggacttgtcatttagacatcgtggaaccatataaacatgaatttctagcatcctaagcattttattgAACACCTTGCATgaattctttaaggcataggtgtgtttcataacttgtaccattttacactacctaaagttcatagttttcaactaacaagcatatacattccatgaaaacacctctagatataatcttgaaacttaaacaacaatcatcaacctaTACGTGCTTATATCACCAccaaaagttcacaaaatagtatttaaaacatggttcttaagctctatgaacggattggatccatagatgaacactacgcataccttagaaggaagattcttgatgattgacggaggaattttcttgaaattagatcttcaagcttgattgtgtaaccctagttgtttttctcctattgtgcTCTTGGATAAAGAACTTTGAGATATTAATacggttgtaatgtgtttagtaGCTATAAATTTCGTaaagttaagtttagggacgtgcacggagtgttaaaatacttaattatCCCTAAACTatctcaaaaactaagtgttttcgtGGATGAAATCATAAGTGCGCGTCACATACCACATCGCACATGCTAAGATGTGCTCCACACATCTTATCATACAAGCTGAGGTGTGCATCGCACATGCTATCGCACAACTGAGGTTGTGTGCCGCACATGCCATCGCACACTTGGTCCAGTAGCCATGTGTGATTTGTTAGGCATCACACTCCTCTTTGCAAGGCCATAACTTCATGCTCGGGTGTcgtattttggtaaaattggtatcgttggaaagataattcgattcacTACAATTTAGTaggtctaaatctgccaaaatatcACATATCAATGAAGTTATCCTCGTTCAAAGGTTTCTCTTGTggaatcacacactaaaacttgatggattcaaaagctattAACTTgcattactctaagtgactcatatgagcatgcttaacacatAATAATCTATCTTATAGATAgaatactcattgtaagtcatgcactaaaatgtgaatcacaggataggaggtttcatatatAGGAAAACtggttcacttcctagctt from the Capsicum annuum cultivar UCD-10X-F1 chromosome 9, UCD10Xv1.1, whole genome shotgun sequence genome contains:
- the LOC107842338 gene encoding protodermal factor 1, whose amino-acid sequence is MGKQKSVILWAVVCALLTQNFVIPVMSRASFGEQKTYYSPDPNTGTPPSSGSYTPPSHGSRGGHGTPSHGSGGHGGNPPGGNCGNPTPPSGGHHHHHNPTPSPPSGGHGGGGYSPSPPAHHGGGSPPSTPTPSTPSTPSTPSTPVVTPTPDPGTPSTPGGGSGYYPSPTPSTPTPSTPSTPSTPSAPTIETPPTPTADPGTPSTPGGGGYYPSPTPTPTTPSTPTIETPPTPTVDPGTPSTPGGGGYYPSPTPTTPTTPIIETPPTPTIDPGTPSTPGGGYSPTPTTPTTPIIYPGTPSAPGVFPIDPNSPPFTCNYWRTHPALIWGLFGWWGSVGNSFGVASLPGFGSNMNLLQALSNSRTDAYGDLYREGTASLLNSLVSRRFTYTTNQVRDSFVSALSSDKSAAAQAQLFKLANEGRA